A single genomic interval of Candidatus Zixiibacteriota bacterium harbors:
- a CDS encoding electron transfer flavoprotein subunit beta/FixA family protein, with protein MNIVVCGKVIPASTVTIEIDPATKRMVRKGVAHELDPAAACAVEEGLRLVEKHGGTVTLITMGIADATIGIRNALAMGATSAVHILDDAVAGSDTLGTAKVLAAAIKKQPFDLVLCATESSDSYSGIVPGQIAFLLGVPPLSFAKEIAVEGDRITIKRQSESGFDVVESTLPALVAVSSGINEPRYPQLKGIMAAKKKEIKVYTAADLGLSPDQVGEKGAKEKVLTIGRPPKRQAGKIVTDEGDGGRQIADFLAEIKVI; from the coding sequence TTGAACATCGTCGTTTGCGGCAAGGTCATTCCGGCCAGCACCGTTACCATCGAGATCGATCCCGCCACGAAGCGGATGGTCCGCAAGGGGGTCGCCCACGAGCTCGATCCGGCGGCGGCGTGCGCCGTCGAGGAAGGGCTCCGGCTGGTCGAAAAGCACGGGGGGACCGTCACGCTGATCACCATGGGCATCGCCGACGCGACGATCGGCATCCGCAACGCCCTGGCCATGGGAGCGACCTCGGCCGTTCACATTCTCGACGACGCCGTCGCCGGCTCGGACACGCTCGGGACCGCCAAGGTGCTGGCGGCGGCGATCAAGAAGCAGCCCTTCGACCTCGTCCTGTGCGCCACGGAGAGCAGCGACAGCTACTCGGGGATCGTTCCCGGGCAGATCGCTTTTCTGCTCGGCGTGCCGCCCTTGAGCTTCGCCAAGGAAATCGCGGTGGAAGGGGACAGGATCACGATCAAGCGGCAGAGCGAGTCGGGTTTCGACGTGGTCGAGTCGACGCTTCCGGCGCTGGTCGCGGTGAGCAGCGGGATCAACGAGCCGAGATACCCGCAGCTCAAGGGGATCATGGCGGCCAAGAAAAAGGAGATCAAGGTCTACACCGCGGCCGATCTCGGCTTGAGCCCCGACCAGGTGGGCGAGAAGGGCGCGAAGGAAAAGGTGCTGACGATCGGCCGGCCGCCGAAGCGCCAGGCGGGGAAGATCGTGACCGACGAAGGAGACGGCGGCAGGCAGATTGCGGATTT